A region from the Triplophysa rosa linkage group LG4, Trosa_1v2, whole genome shotgun sequence genome encodes:
- the btr01 gene encoding E3 ubiquitin-protein ligase TRIM7 isoform X2 translates to MSLPAEFLSEEQLSCSICLDIFTNPVSTPCGHSFCLTCITSYWEGQSKICLCPLCKENFRKRPELHINHTLKEITEQFKRMAETSVSPRNALGDSLAAPFSPLKLAGQSRPPEYSEQLMKEIKSRFQRSTSSELLSSQQPSAASDDAPPPGMARCYSVSGTNEGGSGGQQCPKHRQCLELFCKTDQSCICTVCAETEHQGHSVGPAKREMNIKKSQLRIMEVELQGLITVREKKIEEIQASLIEIQTIADQEIAGTVSTFGELMSAVERSQAELLEVVEMGRRAAELRSQAFIRDLEMEIANLRKRSGNLSQLVQSQDHFTFFKTYPANSSLPAMKNWADVALTPDPTAGAVLKNVTQVVRQIQESMKKLPETCLHTENSLESKLWRLQEYAMDVTLDRDSAHPRLIISEDGKQVRCSDRYQNVPDTSERFDRVVCVLGRPGFNSGRHYWVVQVGEKTDWDLGVASHFINRKGKIAANPANGFWFLSLRDKHEYIFRAEQSTTISLQQKPQTIGVFVDYEKGQVSFYNADTRSLIFTFTGTFASVLYPFFSPCTNKSSKNEAPLIICPAGSAERSWLTEK, encoded by the exons ATGTCCCTTCCTGCCGAATTCCTGTCCGAGGAGCAGCTGTCCTGCTCTATTTGCTTAGACATCTTCACCAATCCCGTCTCCACGCCCTGCGGCCACAGCTTCTGCCTCACGTGCATCACCTCCTATTGGGAGGGCCAGAGCAAGATCTGCCTGTGTCCTCTCTGCAAGGAGAACTTTCGCAAGCGTCCTGAGCTCCACATCAACCACACTCTAAAGGAGATCACCGAGCAGTTTAAACGCATGGCCGAGACTTCCGTGAGTCCTAGGAATGCGCTCGGAGACTCCCTGGCAGCCCCGTTCTCTCCGCTGAAGCTCGCGGGACAGTCTCGACCGCCGGAGTATTCCGAACAGCTGATGAAAGAGATCAAGAGCCGCTTTCAAAGATCGACATCCAGCGAGCTTTTGTCATCTCAGCAGCCGTCGGCAGCGTCAGATGATGCTCCTCCTCCCGGGATGGCGAGGTGTTATAGCGTGAGTGGCACCAACGAAGGGGGTTCAGGTGGTCAACAGTGTCCCAAACATAGACAGTGTTTGGAACTGTTCTGCAAGACCGACCAGTCgtgcatttgtactgtatgtgccgAGACAGAACATCAGGGGCATTCTGTGGGCCCGGCCAAGAGAGAGATGAATATTAAGAag TCCCAGTTGCGTATTATGGAGGTGGAGCTTCAAGGTTTAATCACAGTCAGAGAGAAGAAGATTGAGGAGATCCAAGCATCGCTCATTGAAATTCAA ACCATTGCAGATCAAGAGATAGCAGGTACTGTGAGTACGTTCGGCGAGTTAATGAGCGCCGTGGAGAGGTCCCAGGCCGAGCTTCTGGAGGTGGTGGAGATGGGACGGCGAGCGGCAGAGCTCCGCTCTCAGGCCTTCATACGAGACCTGGAGATGGAGATCGCCAACCTGAGAAAAAGAAGCGGCAATCTCAGTCAGCTCGTGCAGTCTCAAGATCATTTCACCTTCTTTAAG ACCTACCCAGCTAATAGTAGTTTACCTGCGATGAAGAACTGGGCAGACGTGGCTTTGACCCCTGACCCCACCGCAGGAGCTGTTCTGAAAAATGTCACTCAGGTGGTGAGGCAGATTCAAGAAAGTATGAAGAAACTGCCAGAGACCT GTTTGCACACAGAAAACTCACTGGAATCAA AACTGTGGAGACTGCAGGAATATGCCA TGGACGTGACCCTAGATCGAGATTCAGCCCATCCGCGTCTGATCATCTCTGAGGACGGTAAACAGGTGCGCTGCAGTGACCGCTACCAAAACGTGCCGGACACATCGGAGCGCTTTGACCGCGTGGTGTGCGTTCTCGGTCGCCCAGGTTTCAACTCTGGCCGCCATTACTGGGTGGTCCAGGTGGGTGAGAAGACGGACTGGGATCTGGGAGTGGCCAGCCATTTTATTAACAGAAAAGGAAAAATAGCCGCCAACCCAGCGAATGGATTTTGGTTTCTAAGTCTACGTGATAAGCACGAATACATCTTTCGTGCCGAACAATCTACTACTATATCCCTGCAACAAAAACCCCAAACCATCGGTGTGTTCGTGGACTACGAAAAAGGCCAAGTGTCTTTTTATAATGCAGATACAAGGTCGTTGATTTTTACCTTCACAGGCACATTTGCAAGCGTTTTGTATCCTTTCTTTAGCCCATGCACCAACAAATCTAGTAAAAATGAAGCACCTCTCATCATATGTCCTGCCGGTTCTGCTGAAAGAAGCTGGctgactgaaaaataa
- the btr01 gene encoding nuclear factor 7, brain isoform X1: MTSTLSSTEHRQKNKQLGRERTNRRHTMSLPAEFLSEEQLSCSICLDIFTNPVSTPCGHSFCLTCITSYWEGQSKICLCPLCKENFRKRPELHINHTLKEITEQFKRMAETSVSPRNALGDSLAAPFSPLKLAGQSRPPEYSEQLMKEIKSRFQRSTSSELLSSQQPSAASDDAPPPGMARCYSVSGTNEGGSGGQQCPKHRQCLELFCKTDQSCICTVCAETEHQGHSVGPAKREMNIKKSQLRIMEVELQGLITVREKKIEEIQASLIEIQTIADQEIAGTVSTFGELMSAVERSQAELLEVVEMGRRAAELRSQAFIRDLEMEIANLRKRSGNLSQLVQSQDHFTFFKTYPANSSLPAMKNWADVALTPDPTAGAVLKNVTQVVRQIQESMKKLPETCLHTENSLESKLWRLQEYAMDVTLDRDSAHPRLIISEDGKQVRCSDRYQNVPDTSERFDRVVCVLGRPGFNSGRHYWVVQVGEKTDWDLGVASHFINRKGKIAANPANGFWFLSLRDKHEYIFRAEQSTTISLQQKPQTIGVFVDYEKGQVSFYNADTRSLIFTFTGTFASVLYPFFSPCTNKSSKNEAPLIICPAGSAERSWLTEK, encoded by the exons ATGACGTCTACACTGAGCAGCACAGAACAcaggcaaaaaaacaaacagctggGAAGAGAAAGGACGAACCGTAG ACACACCATGTCCCTTCCTGCCGAATTCCTGTCCGAGGAGCAGCTGTCCTGCTCTATTTGCTTAGACATCTTCACCAATCCCGTCTCCACGCCCTGCGGCCACAGCTTCTGCCTCACGTGCATCACCTCCTATTGGGAGGGCCAGAGCAAGATCTGCCTGTGTCCTCTCTGCAAGGAGAACTTTCGCAAGCGTCCTGAGCTCCACATCAACCACACTCTAAAGGAGATCACCGAGCAGTTTAAACGCATGGCCGAGACTTCCGTGAGTCCTAGGAATGCGCTCGGAGACTCCCTGGCAGCCCCGTTCTCTCCGCTGAAGCTCGCGGGACAGTCTCGACCGCCGGAGTATTCCGAACAGCTGATGAAAGAGATCAAGAGCCGCTTTCAAAGATCGACATCCAGCGAGCTTTTGTCATCTCAGCAGCCGTCGGCAGCGTCAGATGATGCTCCTCCTCCCGGGATGGCGAGGTGTTATAGCGTGAGTGGCACCAACGAAGGGGGTTCAGGTGGTCAACAGTGTCCCAAACATAGACAGTGTTTGGAACTGTTCTGCAAGACCGACCAGTCgtgcatttgtactgtatgtgccgAGACAGAACATCAGGGGCATTCTGTGGGCCCGGCCAAGAGAGAGATGAATATTAAGAag TCCCAGTTGCGTATTATGGAGGTGGAGCTTCAAGGTTTAATCACAGTCAGAGAGAAGAAGATTGAGGAGATCCAAGCATCGCTCATTGAAATTCAA ACCATTGCAGATCAAGAGATAGCAGGTACTGTGAGTACGTTCGGCGAGTTAATGAGCGCCGTGGAGAGGTCCCAGGCCGAGCTTCTGGAGGTGGTGGAGATGGGACGGCGAGCGGCAGAGCTCCGCTCTCAGGCCTTCATACGAGACCTGGAGATGGAGATCGCCAACCTGAGAAAAAGAAGCGGCAATCTCAGTCAGCTCGTGCAGTCTCAAGATCATTTCACCTTCTTTAAG ACCTACCCAGCTAATAGTAGTTTACCTGCGATGAAGAACTGGGCAGACGTGGCTTTGACCCCTGACCCCACCGCAGGAGCTGTTCTGAAAAATGTCACTCAGGTGGTGAGGCAGATTCAAGAAAGTATGAAGAAACTGCCAGAGACCT GTTTGCACACAGAAAACTCACTGGAATCAA AACTGTGGAGACTGCAGGAATATGCCA TGGACGTGACCCTAGATCGAGATTCAGCCCATCCGCGTCTGATCATCTCTGAGGACGGTAAACAGGTGCGCTGCAGTGACCGCTACCAAAACGTGCCGGACACATCGGAGCGCTTTGACCGCGTGGTGTGCGTTCTCGGTCGCCCAGGTTTCAACTCTGGCCGCCATTACTGGGTGGTCCAGGTGGGTGAGAAGACGGACTGGGATCTGGGAGTGGCCAGCCATTTTATTAACAGAAAAGGAAAAATAGCCGCCAACCCAGCGAATGGATTTTGGTTTCTAAGTCTACGTGATAAGCACGAATACATCTTTCGTGCCGAACAATCTACTACTATATCCCTGCAACAAAAACCCCAAACCATCGGTGTGTTCGTGGACTACGAAAAAGGCCAAGTGTCTTTTTATAATGCAGATACAAGGTCGTTGATTTTTACCTTCACAGGCACATTTGCAAGCGTTTTGTATCCTTTCTTTAGCCCATGCACCAACAAATCTAGTAAAAATGAAGCACCTCTCATCATATGTCCTGCCGGTTCTGCTGAAAGAAGCTGGctgactgaaaaataa
- the LOC130553524 gene encoding cerberus-like, with protein sequence MDNMIPVCFLLIVCIQMQVFGHFFQVHSSISGSGESSLSDANDGSTIEHLRSAEKLGNLTQDHANEPSHAFLQAGANDISHPVVNLAHKSSSRNAKGFWNAFLFRGKSDKYVLPIRNVEVRQEKCRALTYSQRISHENCETLEIKNNVCFGKCAMAPSGGEDESSPCPVCSPVILGSKTVKLPCVDNTEVIKVVTLIEDCRCETREEQESHHNGPVLVDPSVDHTLKSDK encoded by the exons ATGGACAACATGATTCccgtttgttttcttttaattgtATGCATACAAATGCAGGTATTCGGACATTTCTTTCAAGTCCATTCAAGCATAAGCGGATCTGGTGAAAGTTCACTGTCCGATGCAAACGATGGCAGCACGATTGAACATCTGAGAAGTGCGGAGAAGTTGGGAAATCTAACGCAAGACCATGCAAACGAACCGTCGCATGCGTTTTTGCAGGCCGGTGCCAATGACATCAGCCATCCAGTCGTGAATTTAGCCCACAAGTCATCCTCCAGAAACGCGAAGGGTTTCTGGAATGCGTTCTTGTTCCGTGGAAAATCTGACAAATACGTCCTGCCCATCAGGAACGTCGAGGTCCGTCAGGAAAAGTGTCGCGCGCTTACGTACTCTCAG AGGATCTCCCACGAAAACTGTGAGACATTGGAGATCAAAAACAACGTTTGTTTCGGAAAATGCGCCATGGCGCCGTCTGGTGGAGAAGACGAAAGTTCTCCTTGTCCTGTTTGCTCACCGGTTATCCTCGGTTCCAAGACTGTAAAACTGCCATGCGTGGACAACACAGAAGTTATTAAAGTCGTAACTTTGATAGAAGACTGTCGATGCGAAACAAGAGAAGAACAAGAGTCGCATCACAACGGCCCAGTGCTGGTTGACCCAAGCGTTGACCATACCCTAAAATCTGATAAATGA